A section of the Camelus dromedarius isolate mCamDro1 chromosome 14, mCamDro1.pat, whole genome shotgun sequence genome encodes:
- the HYI gene encoding putative hydroxypyruvate isomerase isoform X1 produces MAPLRFSANVSWLFPELPSLAARLRAAGSSGFEAAEVGWPYAEPPEALARAAREAGLQLVLINTPQGDREKGDMGLGAVPGRQAAFREGLEQAVLYAKALGCPRIHLMAGRVPQGADRAAVRGEMETVFLENLRHAAGVLAQENLVGLLEPINTRITDPQYFLDTPQQAAAILQKVGRPNLQLQMESLPQDVFHWQIMDGNLTGNIREFLPIVGHVQVAQVPGRGEPSSPGELNFPYLFQVLEDEGYKGFVGCEYQPQGDTVEGLSWLRSYWEKQGHPQAGQ; encoded by the exons ATGGCTCCGCTGCGCTTCTCGGCCAACGTGTCCTGGCTATTCCCCGAGCTCCCCAGCCTCGCCGCGCGGCTCCGGGCCGCGGGCAGCTCGGGCTTTGAGGCGGCCGAGGTCGGCTGGCCGTACGCGGAGCCGCCGGAGGCGCTGGCGCGCGCGGCGCGGGAGGCGGGGCTGCAGCTCGTGTTGATCAACACGCCCCAGG GAGACCGAGAGAAGGGGGACATGGGGCTGGGGGCCGTTCCCGGGAGGCAGGCGGCCTTCcgagaggggctggagcaggctgTGCTGTACGCCAAGGCTCTGGGCTGTCCCAG GATTCACCTGATGGCTGGCCGAGTACCCCAGGGGGCTGATCGAGCAGCAGTCAGGGGTGAGATGGAGACAGTTTTTCTGGAGAACCTAAGGCACGCAGCTGGGGTTTTGGCTCAG GAGAACCTCGTGGGACTGCTGGAGCCCATCAACACCCGGATCACCGACCCCCAGTACTTCCTGGATACACCCCAGCAGG CGGCAGCCATCTTACAGAAGGTTGGAAGACCCAACCTCCAGTTACAGATG GAATCTCTGCCCCAGGACGTATTCCACTGGCAGATCATGGATGGGAACCTGACAGGAAACATCCGGGAGTTCCTGCCCATCGTTG GGCATGTACAAGTGGCACAGGTCCCAGGCCGGGGGGAACCTAGCAGCCCCGGAGAGCTGAACTTCCCCTATCTGTTCCAAGTGCTGGAAGACGAAGGCTACAAAGGCTTTGTAGGCTGCGAGTACCAGCCTCAAG gAGACACGGTAGAGGGCTTGAGTTGGCTACGTTCATACTGGGAGAAGCAGGGCCACCCACAGGCTGGCCAGTGA
- the HYI gene encoding putative hydroxypyruvate isomerase isoform X2, translated as MAPLRFSANVSWLFPELPSLAARLRAAGSSGFEAAEVGWPYAEPPEALARAAREAGLQLVLINTPQGDREKGDMGLGAVPGRQAAFREGLEQAVLYAKALGCPRIHLMAGRVPQGADRAAVRGEMETVFLENLRHAAGVLAQENLVGLLEPINTRITDPQYFLDTPQQAAAILQKVGRPNLQLQMDVFHWQIMDGNLTGNIREFLPIVGHVQVAQVPGRGEPSSPGELNFPYLFQVLEDEGYKGFVGCEYQPQGDTVEGLSWLRSYWEKQGHPQAGQ; from the exons ATGGCTCCGCTGCGCTTCTCGGCCAACGTGTCCTGGCTATTCCCCGAGCTCCCCAGCCTCGCCGCGCGGCTCCGGGCCGCGGGCAGCTCGGGCTTTGAGGCGGCCGAGGTCGGCTGGCCGTACGCGGAGCCGCCGGAGGCGCTGGCGCGCGCGGCGCGGGAGGCGGGGCTGCAGCTCGTGTTGATCAACACGCCCCAGG GAGACCGAGAGAAGGGGGACATGGGGCTGGGGGCCGTTCCCGGGAGGCAGGCGGCCTTCcgagaggggctggagcaggctgTGCTGTACGCCAAGGCTCTGGGCTGTCCCAG GATTCACCTGATGGCTGGCCGAGTACCCCAGGGGGCTGATCGAGCAGCAGTCAGGGGTGAGATGGAGACAGTTTTTCTGGAGAACCTAAGGCACGCAGCTGGGGTTTTGGCTCAG GAGAACCTCGTGGGACTGCTGGAGCCCATCAACACCCGGATCACCGACCCCCAGTACTTCCTGGATACACCCCAGCAGG CGGCAGCCATCTTACAGAAGGTTGGAAGACCCAACCTCCAGTTACAGATG GACGTATTCCACTGGCAGATCATGGATGGGAACCTGACAGGAAACATCCGGGAGTTCCTGCCCATCGTTG GGCATGTACAAGTGGCACAGGTCCCAGGCCGGGGGGAACCTAGCAGCCCCGGAGAGCTGAACTTCCCCTATCTGTTCCAAGTGCTGGAAGACGAAGGCTACAAAGGCTTTGTAGGCTGCGAGTACCAGCCTCAAG gAGACACGGTAGAGGGCTTGAGTTGGCTACGTTCATACTGGGAGAAGCAGGGCCACCCACAGGCTGGCCAGTGA